A region of Rhodanobacteraceae bacterium DNA encodes the following proteins:
- a CDS encoding Membrane-bound lytic murein transglycosylase D precursor, translated as MSARRAGSRFVLTLSACALLAACATPPPRPSPQPATVIARPTPPPPTLAPLAPVAVQGDLWANLTASFAMDDCSDSPLVRAREAMFTRSPARFEQLLRQSLPLMMYVNKELQAAGIPGEFAMLPMLESSYDPREPSRRGDPAGMWQLMPRTARLHGIVIDRHYDGRLDPVASTRVAIKMLTAFGEQFGDWRLADMAYNAGPYAVLGALRGDPDLGDSEIPDIPLNQTARNHLAKLMALACILREPERFRVELPKPSADDELAAVTVPAGTRFDALAGMAEISGSALRALNPGYLGASVPSDSPRTLLLPVEAARSLTAALAIDTSETVAQVNAREHTASPAGSLPLPAEPAPPLAGPDDGPAQATAAHARRHRVRKGETLWSIAQRYHVNVDDLKRWNDLHGSTVRAGDLLHIQG; from the coding sequence ATGAGTGCGCGCCGCGCCGGGAGTCGCTTCGTCCTGACGCTCTCCGCGTGCGCGTTGCTCGCCGCCTGTGCCACCCCGCCGCCCCGGCCATCGCCGCAACCCGCGACGGTGATCGCACGCCCGACCCCGCCGCCACCGACGCTGGCGCCGCTCGCACCGGTCGCGGTCCAAGGCGATCTCTGGGCCAACCTCACCGCCAGCTTTGCGATGGACGATTGTTCCGACTCGCCGCTGGTGCGTGCGCGCGAGGCGATGTTCACCCGCTCGCCGGCGCGGTTCGAGCAACTGCTGCGGCAATCGCTTCCTTTGATGATGTACGTGAACAAGGAACTGCAGGCTGCCGGAATTCCTGGTGAATTTGCGATGCTGCCGATGCTGGAAAGCTCGTACGACCCGCGCGAGCCCAGCCGTCGAGGCGATCCTGCCGGCATGTGGCAGTTGATGCCGCGCACCGCGCGCCTGCACGGCATCGTGATCGATCGCCACTACGACGGCCGCCTCGATCCCGTCGCCTCGACCCGCGTCGCGATCAAGATGCTGACCGCCTTCGGCGAACAGTTCGGCGACTGGCGGCTGGCCGACATGGCCTACAACGCTGGACCTTATGCCGTGCTGGGCGCGCTGCGCGGGGATCCCGACCTCGGCGATTCCGAGATCCCCGACATCCCGCTCAATCAGACCGCCCGCAACCATCTCGCCAAGCTGATGGCGCTCGCCTGCATCCTGCGCGAACCGGAACGCTTTCGCGTCGAACTGCCGAAGCCCTCCGCGGACGACGAGCTGGCGGCCGTGACCGTGCCCGCCGGCACCCGCTTCGATGCGCTGGCCGGGATGGCGGAAATCTCCGGGTCCGCGCTGCGCGCGCTGAACCCGGGCTACCTCGGCGCAAGCGTTCCCTCCGACAGCCCGCGCACCCTGCTGCTCCCGGTTGAAGCGGCACGCTCGCTGACGGCGGCACTGGCGATCGACACATCGGAAACGGTTGCCCAGGTGAACGCGCGGGAACACACCGCCAGTCCCGCCGGCAGCCTCCCGTTGCCGGCCGAACCCGCGCCGCCACTGGCCGGCCCCGATGACGGTCCGGCTCAAGCGACCGCGGCGCACGCCAGGCGTCATCGCGTGCGCAAGGGCGAAACCCTGTGGTCGATCGCGCAGCGCTACCACGTGAACGTGGACGATCTGAAACGCTGGAACGATCTGCACGGCAGCACGGTGCGCGCGGGCGACCTGCTGCACATCCAGGGCTGA
- a CDS encoding Enoyl-[acyl-carrier-protein] reductase [NADH], producing the protein MGFLQGKRALVTGILSNRSIAWGIAQAMHREGAELAFTYVDDKLRSRVDEAATQLGSDIVLPCDVSRDSDIENLFASLARRWDGLDILIHSIGFAPREALQGEFLDNLTRENFRIAHDISSYSLAALARAARPLMRGRKGAILTLTYLGAERALASYNVMGLAKASLESNVRYLAYNLGPEGTRVNAISAGPIKTLAASGVAGLRKMLDHVAAVSPLRRNVTIEEVGNVAAFLCSDLASGVTGEVTYVDAGYNTLGMAGLEG; encoded by the coding sequence ATGGGTTTCCTCCAAGGCAAGCGCGCACTCGTCACCGGCATCCTCAGCAACCGCTCGATCGCATGGGGCATCGCGCAGGCCATGCACCGCGAAGGCGCCGAACTCGCCTTCACCTATGTCGATGACAAGCTCCGCAGCCGGGTGGACGAAGCCGCGACCCAGCTCGGTTCCGACATCGTGCTGCCGTGCGACGTCAGCCGCGACAGCGACATCGAAAACCTCTTCGCCAGCCTCGCTAGGCGCTGGGACGGGCTGGACATCCTGATCCACTCGATCGGCTTCGCGCCGCGCGAAGCGTTGCAGGGTGAATTCCTGGACAACCTGACCCGCGAGAACTTCAGGATCGCGCACGACATCTCCAGCTACAGCCTGGCCGCGCTGGCCAGGGCCGCGCGCCCGCTGATGCGGGGCCGCAAGGGTGCGATCCTCACCCTCACCTATCTCGGCGCCGAGCGCGCGCTGGCGTCGTACAACGTGATGGGGCTGGCCAAGGCCAGCCTCGAATCGAACGTGCGTTACCTCGCCTACAACCTCGGCCCGGAAGGCACCCGCGTCAACGCGATCTCGGCCGGCCCGATCAAGACCCTCGCCGCTTCGGGCGTGGCCGGCCTGCGCAAGATGCTCGACCATGTCGCAGCGGTTTCGCCGCTGCGCCGCAACGTCACGATCGAGGAAGTCGGCAACGTCGCCGCGTTCCTGTGCTCGGACCTCGCCTCCGGCGTGACCGGCGAGGTGACCTACGTTGATGCCGGCTACAACACGCTGGGCATGGCCGGACTGGAAGGCTGA
- a CDS encoding Peptidyl-prolyl cis-trans isomerase PpiD: MLQAIRNLFKSWIVIAIFGVLVVVAFLFFGIEGYFSQSNATWVAKVNGHEISQQDFTTALNNYRQQQLNTPGNTMDPADFEKPEVKQAVLKQVINRQLLLDLGDKLGIKVPDLLLREQIASYPVFQVNGKFDPTVYTAWLQQQGKTPQQFEDEIRSDLATQQLPQAIVATAFGTKAEADAFLRLQLQTRDFSYVDLPPPAPTAAQSEVSDAEVADYYKQHQKDFMTPEQVSVNYIDLDAATMKAEPDLSDKALQARYDKEKSRFVSPPQWLVSHILIKLPAKPSEAEKQAALAKAQKIDAEAKAPGADFAKLAEQYSDDLGSKRQGGDLGWLSKGDAGPEFQAALDKLKKGEVSDPVLTSDGYHIIDLRDVREGRTETFAQVRDQLVQEATKDARQDAYRDIGNKLTDMIYNDPTSLKPAAQKLGLTIQTTPLFGRQGASSGLAADPKVVKAAFSDIVLQQGNTSDPIDLGNEHMVVIHINKHVPAAPKPLAEVSSQIRQAIIQQRVDVDAKKAAEAALAKLQGGEKLDALASAAGQQVQQKTDVSRNDPSLDPALLEAVFKLAHPAKGGDTRALVPLAKGHYALVVLSGVKPGDASRIPEQAQGFLREQMARAFGAADLDGLLDALHRGAKIETAPERM; the protein is encoded by the coding sequence ATGCTGCAAGCCATTCGCAACCTGTTCAAGAGCTGGATCGTGATCGCGATTTTCGGCGTGCTGGTGGTGGTCGCGTTCCTGTTCTTCGGCATCGAGGGTTACTTCAGCCAGAGCAACGCGACCTGGGTCGCCAAGGTCAACGGCCACGAAATCTCGCAGCAGGATTTCACCACCGCGCTCAACAACTATCGCCAGCAGCAGTTGAACACGCCGGGCAACACCATGGATCCGGCCGACTTCGAGAAGCCCGAGGTGAAGCAGGCGGTGCTGAAGCAGGTGATCAACCGGCAACTGTTGCTGGACCTCGGCGACAAGCTCGGCATCAAGGTGCCGGACTTGCTGTTGCGCGAGCAGATTGCCTCGTATCCCGTCTTCCAGGTCAATGGCAAGTTCGATCCCACGGTTTACACCGCGTGGCTCCAGCAGCAGGGCAAAACGCCGCAGCAATTCGAGGACGAGATCCGTTCCGACCTCGCCACCCAGCAGTTGCCGCAAGCCATCGTCGCCACCGCATTCGGCACCAAGGCCGAAGCGGACGCCTTCCTGCGCCTGCAGTTGCAGACGCGCGATTTCAGTTACGTCGACCTGCCGCCGCCGGCGCCGACTGCGGCGCAGAGCGAGGTGAGCGACGCCGAGGTCGCGGACTACTACAAGCAGCACCAGAAGGATTTCATGACGCCCGAGCAGGTTTCGGTGAACTACATCGACCTCGACGCGGCGACCATGAAGGCCGAGCCGGACCTGAGCGACAAGGCCCTGCAGGCGCGCTATGACAAGGAGAAATCGCGCTTCGTCAGCCCGCCCCAGTGGCTGGTGTCGCACATCCTCATCAAGCTGCCGGCCAAGCCGTCCGAGGCCGAGAAACAGGCCGCGCTGGCCAAGGCGCAGAAGATCGACGCGGAGGCCAAGGCGCCCGGCGCCGATTTCGCCAAGCTCGCCGAGCAGTATTCGGACGACCTGGGTTCGAAGCGGCAGGGCGGTGACCTCGGCTGGTTGTCGAAAGGCGATGCCGGCCCCGAGTTCCAGGCCGCACTGGACAAGCTGAAGAAGGGCGAGGTTTCCGATCCGGTCCTGACGTCGGACGGTTACCACATCATCGACCTGCGCGACGTGCGCGAGGGCCGCACCGAAACCTTCGCGCAGGTGCGCGACCAGCTGGTGCAGGAGGCCACCAAGGACGCGCGGCAGGACGCCTATCGCGACATCGGCAACAAGCTCACCGACATGATCTACAACGATCCGACCTCGCTGAAACCGGCGGCGCAGAAGCTCGGCCTGACCATCCAGACCACGCCGCTGTTCGGCCGCCAAGGCGCCAGCAGCGGGCTCGCCGCCGACCCCAAGGTGGTGAAGGCCGCGTTCTCCGACATCGTGCTGCAGCAGGGCAACACCTCCGACCCGATCGATCTCGGCAACGAGCACATGGTGGTGATCCACATCAACAAGCATGTGCCGGCCGCGCCCAAGCCGCTGGCGGAAGTGAGCAGCCAGATCAGGCAGGCGATCATCCAGCAACGTGTGGACGTCGATGCGAAGAAGGCCGCCGAAGCGGCGCTCGCGAAGCTGCAGGGCGGCGAGAAACTGGACGCGCTGGCATCCGCGGCGGGCCAGCAGGTACAGCAGAAGACCGACGTGTCGCGCAACGACCCCTCGCTCGATCCGGCCTTGCTGGAGGCGGTGTTCAAGCTGGCTCACCCGGCGAAGGGCGGCGACACGCGCGCGCTGGTGCCGCTGGCCAAGGGCCACTACGCGCTGGTGGTGCTGAGCGGCGTCAAGCCGGGCGATGCATCCAGGATTCCCGAGCAGGCGCAGGGCTTCCTGCGCGAGCAGATGGCGCGCGCGTTCGGCGCCGCCGATCTCGACGGCCTGCTGGATGCGTTGCACAGGGGCGCGAAGATCGAAACGGCGCCGGAGCGGATGTGA